The Methanothermobacter sp. sequence GGATGTAGTTGCGAAGAAAAGATCATCCACAGTATATACAAAATCTCTTGGCCTTGACATCATAGGATAAAATAAATGTGAAAACTAATAAATAATTTACCAAAAAAATTGAGTCTTTATCATGATAGTCAAGAGAATAAAACCCTCCCAAGACTTGAAAGAAGAACTTTTAAAGATAAAGGGTAGTGGCATAATAGTATCAGGTATAGGGAGTCTTAAAAGAGCCACTTTAAGGTTAGCAGATGAAAAAATAGTGAAAATTGAAGGCCCCTTTGAGATAATATCCATGCAAGGTACAATCACGGCAGATGGCATACATGTACACATGGCAATAGCCAACAAAAACGGGAAAATAATAGGAGGACACCTAAAGGGAGGATGCATGGTCCACACAACAGTAGAAATCGCAATTTTGCCATACAATGGGATTTTAAGAAGATTAAAGGATGAAGAAACTGGCTTCATGGAATTAGATATAGGAGGGCCTTGATGATACATGAACACCTCAAGGATGGAATATTATATGATGGCACCCAGATAAGACCCAACTGGGCCCTTAATGAACTCAATATCAAAGGCCCAAGTATAATAACATGGATCGGGCCCATGAACATAAAAGACATCATAGACTACGAGGACAAAAACCTTGAAATAAAGGCCGAGAAGATGGCCCATTTCATAGTAGAACATTTTGATGAACAACCAGCGAATCTAAGATTATGTTATCATCGTCAAAGGATGCTTGTAATGATACTTCAAGAAGAATTATGGGAACATGACATACCCACAAAGAGGGAAGGTGACGACCTCTACATAGGCACTGGGAAACTTACTGTGTCAGTGGCCACGGCAGCAGTCTCAAGCATGAAAATACACCTTGGAATGAACATAACAAGCAAAGGAACCCCCGCGGATGTTGAAACAGTTGGAATACTAGATTACAAGGACTTGGGAGAAGATGACATAATAAAAATCGTGAAAAATGTGGCCAAGAAGTACATCCAAGAGATCAAATTAATAGAAGAGGATATTGCAAAGACAAGAACAGGGTGATATGCGTTGAAGATAATCATAGAGGGTATACATGCTAATTTGAGATTTTCAGCAGCACATATGATACCCGAGCATGAAACATGTGGCGTCATCCATGGACACTCCTATATAGTTGATGTGGAAGTGGAAGGCAAGCCAACAGGAAAACATGGTTTCATAGTTGACTTCAAAGATGTTAAGGGTATAATGCGTAGAATCTGTAAAAGATTGGATCACCGTCTGTTAGTGCCATTGAAAAGTCCGGTAATGGACATCCAAGTAAGTGATGAGAAGGTAGAATTTCAAGTTGCAGGTAAAGAATATAAAATACCAAGGGAGGATTGCTGCCTATTACCTATAGAATCCACTTCTGCAGAGGGACTTGCAGAATATTTCGCTAAGAGGCTCTATGAAGAGCTGAAAAAGTATAATAAGATGATAAGAAATGTCAAAGTTTGTGTGAATGAGGGTATAGGACAAGGCGCTATTTTCACCTACCCGGGAGTGGATAGAATATGAGAGCCCCTATAATGGAGGTCTTTTCCAGCATACAAGGGGAGGGGCTCTTGGTTGGGTGCAGGCAAATATTCATAAGATTTGCAGGTTGTAACCTCAACTGCAGATACTGCGACACTCCCGAGAGCAGAGACCCCAAAAGGGGAGAATTGACCAATATAAAAGATCTTAAATTTAAGATAAAAGAACTTGAGACTCCTGATCTTCATTCAATCAGTTTAACAGGTGGGGAACCTTTACTTTACGCCGATTTTATAAAAAATCTATTGCATGAAACTAATTATAGGTTCCTGTTAGAAACTAACGGATCTTTACCAGGTGAAATCAAAAAAATAGCCCATCTTATCGATTATGCATCTGTTGATATAAAATTACCAGAACATGTTGATAGTGAGGAAATTATAGAAAAAGAAATCAGGTCCATAAACATATTAATAAAAAGAGGTGTAAATACATATCTCAAGGTGGTGGTCCTTCCAACTATGCCCCCACCCTATATGGGACAAGTAGCCCAGAAACTCCAAGAGGAGATTTCAGAACCCTCCAAGACCCCCATAGTGATCCAACCAAGCAGTCCATTGGATTACTGGATTGGGAGCGCTCCTCGACTGTTAAGGATTTCAGAGGAAATTGGAAGACACTTTAAGGTACGGTTAATACCCCAGGTTCACAAAATTTTAGATCTAAAATAGGAGGTTTAGGTGATGGATGTGGAAACAAAGATGACGGTCCATGATGCCATGACAACAAATGTAGTAACTGTAGATCCAAGTATCAGTGTCGCAGAAGCAGCGTATATAATGACAAAGGAAAAGGTAGGGAGCCTAATCGTGAAGAGTAATGCAGAACCAGAAGGGTTAATAACAGAAAGTGATATAATCCGAAAAGTTGTCTCCAAGGATTTGAAGGCAAGCAAGGTTACCATAGGGGAAGTCATGACCAGAGACCTTATCACCATAGAACCTGAAAGGGAATTAAATGAGGCCGCCAGGTTAATGGCCAGAAACAATATAAGAAGACTACCAGTGGTAAAGGACGGCTCATTAGTAGGTATATTAACATCCACAGATGTGATGGCTGTTTCACCTGAACTCACCGAGATATTAGTTGAAAGCGCACGTTTTGAAGAGAATACAACAGCATATACTGAAGAAGAAAGACCCTTACCAGGCATCTGTGAAATCTGTGGAACTTTTGCTGAATA is a genomic window containing:
- a CDS encoding DNA-binding protein, producing MIVKRIKPSQDLKEELLKIKGSGIIVSGIGSLKRATLRLADEKIVKIEGPFEIISMQGTITADGIHVHMAIANKNGKIIGGHLKGGCMVHTTVEIAILPYNGILRRLKDEETGFMELDIGGP
- a CDS encoding DUF366 family protein translates to MIHEHLKDGILYDGTQIRPNWALNELNIKGPSIITWIGPMNIKDIIDYEDKNLEIKAEKMAHFIVEHFDEQPANLRLCYHRQRMLVMILQEELWEHDIPTKREGDDLYIGTGKLTVSVATAAVSSMKIHLGMNITSKGTPADVETVGILDYKDLGEDDIIKIVKNVAKKYIQEIKLIEEDIAKTRTG
- a CDS encoding 6-carboxytetrahydropterin synthase, which produces MKIIIEGIHANLRFSAAHMIPEHETCGVIHGHSYIVDVEVEGKPTGKHGFIVDFKDVKGIMRRICKRLDHRLLVPLKSPVMDIQVSDEKVEFQVAGKEYKIPREDCCLLPIESTSAEGLAEYFAKRLYEELKKYNKMIRNVKVCVNEGIGQGAIFTYPGVDRI
- a CDS encoding 7-carboxy-7-deazaguanine synthase QueE; the protein is MRAPIMEVFSSIQGEGLLVGCRQIFIRFAGCNLNCRYCDTPESRDPKRGELTNIKDLKFKIKELETPDLHSISLTGGEPLLYADFIKNLLHETNYRFLLETNGSLPGEIKKIAHLIDYASVDIKLPEHVDSEEIIEKEIRSINILIKRGVNTYLKVVVLPTMPPPYMGQVAQKLQEEISEPSKTPIVIQPSSPLDYWIGSAPRLLRISEEIGRHFKVRLIPQVHKILDLK
- a CDS encoding CBS domain-containing protein, giving the protein MDVETKMTVHDAMTTNVVTVDPSISVAEAAYIMTKEKVGSLIVKSNAEPEGLITESDIIRKVVSKDLKASKVTIGEVMTRDLITIEPERELNEAARLMARNNIRRLPVVKDGSLVGILTSTDVMAVSPELTEILVESARFEENTTAYTEEERPLPGICEICGTFAEYLEEYDGKYVCEECKEELEGE